From one Coffea eugenioides isolate CCC68of chromosome 11, Ceug_1.0, whole genome shotgun sequence genomic stretch:
- the LOC113752870 gene encoding uncharacterized protein LOC113752870, with the protein MGGRQTDFCSFPDNSLDYRMMLRFRPIAPKPIDGQANSTHLLPEKTDGKSVGRVLKKKKYAGNRKNSQLRNPKRERRNRKSPVEPSSLTSEQGSSSRDDSLVTLQLLPKRSDDDKEQDLKSTGQVWCSNAEDYPRNPDLRCLSQSSSNDFVGYEKPVAMIESRVIVERVLTKACMELDGLGLGFSDVDKINKICADPCPGFVSDFSGKVQWVNEAFKKLVISDQEHKKHHHQATELGVELVVKQEYLPYWDPSFACTVRFEYVWDGHKCSRVIPCDVWRMDFGGFAWKLDINASLSLGLQTYAGY; encoded by the coding sequence ATGGGTGGAAGGCAGACTGACTTTTGTTCATTCCCAGATAATTCCTTAGATTATCGGATGATGCTCAGGTTCCGGCCAATAGCCCCAAAGCCGATCGACGGTCAAGCCAACTCGACCCACTTGCTGCCCGAAAAAACAGACGGCAAAAGTGTTGGAAGAGTActtaaaaagaagaaatatgCAGGAAATAGAAAAAATAGTCAACTTCGTAATCCCAAGAGAGAGAGGCGCAATAGAAAATCGCCTGTTGAACCGTCATCATTAACCAGCGAGCAGGGTTCCAGTTCGAGGGACGATAGTTTGGTGACGCTTCAGCTGCTACCGAAAAGATCAGATGATGATAAGGAGCAGGACTTGAAGAGTACTGGCCAAGTTTGGTGCTCTAATGCTGAGGATTATCCCAGAAATCCCGACCTTAGATGTCTTAGTCAATCGAGTTCTAACGATTTTGTTGGTTATGAGAAGCCGGTCGCTATGATTGAATCGAGGGTTATCGTGGAAAGAGTACTGACAAAGGCATGCATGGAGTTGGATGGATTAGGGTTAGGGTTTTCGGACGTGGACAAGATCAATAAAATCTGCGCAGATCCCTGTCCAGGATTTGTATCGGATTTTTCAGGGAAGGTGCAATGGGTGAACGAGGCGTTTAAGAAGCTGGTGATAAGTGATCAAGAACATAAAAAACATCATCATCAGGCAACGGAGTTGGGAGTAGAGTTGGTGGTAAAACAAGAGTACTTGCCATATTGGGATCCTTCGTTTGCGTGCACGGTGAGATTTGAGTACGTTTGGGATGGCCACAAGTGTTCAAGGGTCATTCCCTGCGACGTATGGAGGATGGACTTCGGTGGCTTTGCATGGAAACTAGACATCAACGCTTCACTCAGTTTGGGCCTTCAAACTTATGCGGGTTACTGA
- the LOC113752871 gene encoding uncharacterized protein LOC113752871 → MDIGKGWPRAAHDNTIINRIMLRFRPIAPKPVSAGAASDSASAASKTGPVTKRRAKRKYVRVKKNNKCKSSSNNYKEEQVVEEVEKQKDLIRFDVSLQLQTPLPIICGTKVSPDIGSSNSNNGSFLLEQRQPILMNFDNRGIFNLCLADQSDRRAAAAAVRVVESWVVVDGAAEALPDAGGLGSTDREKMANLELDTCPGLISDAMYRVQWVNLAYKRMVDPDRGGREGAVGEPPPAEVVVRLVLKQNIPAEWPMFACTVRVVYTWRKEKLTRTMPCDVWKMDFGGFAWRLDAAAALSLGR, encoded by the coding sequence ATGGACATCGGAAAAGGATGGCCCCGTGCTGCACATGACAATACCATTATCAACCGGATCATGCTGCGATTCCGGCCCATCGCCCCGAAACCGGTCTCGGCCGGAGCAGCTTCGGACTCTGCATCGGCGGCAAGCAAGACGGGGCCGGTTACCAAAAGACGAGCTAAGAGGAAGTACGTTCGAGTTAAGAAGAATAACAAGTGCAAGTCGTCTTCAAACAACTACAAGGAGGAGCAGGTGGTGGAAGAGGTGGAGAAACAAAAAGATCTCATCCGGTTTGATGTAAGCTTACAGCTACAGACCCCTCTGCCCATCATCTGCGGGACCAAGGTCTCTCCCGATATAGGCTCCTCCAATTCCAATAATGGTAGCTTCCTGCTTGAGCAGCGCCAGCCCATACTCATGAATTTCGATAATCGCGGTATCTTCAACCTGTGTTTGGCAGATCAGTCAGATCGAAGGGCGGCAGCGGCGGCGGTAAGGGTAGTGGAGTCGTGGGTGGTGGTGGACGGCGCGGCCGAGGCGTTACCGGACGCAGGAGGATTGGGGAGTACGGACAGGGAGAAGATGGCGAATCTGGAGTTGGATACATGTCCCGGACTAATCTCCGATGCTATGTATAGGGTGCAGTGGGTTAATCTCGCTTACAAGAGAATGGTGGATCCCGATCGCGGTGGCCGGGAGGGGGCCGTCGGAGAACCGCCGCCGGCTGAGGTGGTGGTTCGGTTGGTGTTGAAGCAAAACATACCAGCGGAGTGGCCAATGTTTGCATGCACGGTGAGGGTGGTGTACACGTGGCGTAAAGAGAAGTTAACGAGGACAATGCCGTGTGATGTGTGGAAGATGGATTTTGGAGGATTTGCATGGAGGCTTGATGCTGCGGCTGCCCTTAGTTTGGGCCGTTGA
- the LOC113751716 gene encoding histone-lysine N-methyltransferase setd3 codes for MDVACLQQAKCIPLPFHSSTRLPRVSVLVRNNRRNASSYPVKNLCSASNFDTLVAAGSIREDKKLKAGIGSKKEQEEQQWDVKSWMHRNGLPPCKILLKDGPSHVPNHRPIHYVAASEDLQAGDIAFSVPNSLVVTLERVLGNETVAELLTTNKLSELACLALYLMYEKKQGKNSFWYPYIRELDRQRGRGQLAVESPLLWSKAELNYLTGSPTKGEVLERAEGIKREYNELDTVWFMAGSLFQQYPYDIPTEAFPFEIFKQAFVAVQSCVVHLQKVSLARRFALVPLGPPLLSYRSNCKAMLTAVDDAVQLVVDRPYEAGDPIVVWCGPQPNSKLLINYGFVDEDNAHDRLVVEAALNIEDPQYQDKRLAAQRNGKLSLQTFHVHAGKEREAVLDMLPYLRLGYVSDASEMQSVLSSQGPICPVSPCMERAVLDQLVDFFKTRLAGYPTTLIEDEALLADYNLDPKKRVATQLVRLEKRILDACLQATVDMIHELPDHSVSPCPAPYAPILK; via the exons ATGGATGTGGCTTGTCTGCAACAAGCAAAGTGTATTCCGTTGCCGTTTCATTCTTCCACTCGTCTGCCTAGGGTTTCGGTTTTGGTCCGTAATAATCGAAGAAATGCCTCTTCATACCCAGTCAAGAACTTGTGTTCCGCTTCGAATTTCGATACCCTTGTCGCCGCCGGGTCGATTAGGGAGGATAAGAAATTGAAGGCGGGTATTGGCAGTAAGAAAGAACAAGAAGAGCAGCAGTGGGACGTGAAATCCTGGATGCACCGCAATGGCCTCCCTCCTTGTAAGATTCTTCTTAAAGACGGGCCTTCTCACGTTCCCAACCATCGTCCTATTCACTACGTTGCTGCCAGTGAGGATCTTCAG GCTGGGGATATTGCCTTTTCTGTTCCAAATTCGTTGGTGGTGACACTGGAGAGAGTTTTGGGGAACGAGACTGTGG CGGAGCTTTTGACCACAAACAAATTATCTGAGTTAGCCTGCTTGGCGCTGTACCTAATGTATGAGAAGAAGCAAGGCAAGAATTCATTTTGGTATCCATACATTAGAGAACTTGATCGTCAGCGGGGAAGGGGGCAGTTAGCTGTGGAATCACCACTTCTATGGTCAAAGGCCGAACTAAATTACCTTACAGGGAGTCCTACCAAG GGCGAAGTTCTGGAGAGGGCTGAAGGGATCAAAAGAGAGTACAATGAGCTTGACACTGTCTGGTTTATGGCTGGATCACTATTTCAG CAATACCCATATGATATACCGACAGAGGCTTTTCCTTTCGAGATTTTCAAACAAGCTTTTGTTGCAGTTCAATCCTGTGTTGTGCATCTGCAG AAAGTCAGTTTAGCCCGGAGATTTGCTTTGGTTCCTTTGGGACCTCCCTTGTTGTCATACAGAAGCAACTGCAAGGCGATGTTAACTGCTGTAGATGATGCTGTGCAACTTGTGGTTGACCGCCCATATGAGGCAGGGGACCCTATTGTTGTCTG GTGTGGACCACAACCCAATTCAAAATTGCTCATCAACTATGGTTTTGTTGATGAAGACAATGCACATGATCGCTTGGTGGTTGAG GCAGCTTTGAATATTGAAGATCCTCAGTATCAAGACAAGAGACTGGCTGCTCAAAGGAATGGAAAACTGTCGCTACAAACTTTTCAT GTGCATGCTGGAAAGGAGAGAGAAGCTGTGCTAGATATGCTACCTTATTTGAGATTGGGATATGTTTCAGATGCTTCAGAGATGCAGTCTGTCCTATCTTCTCAGGGTCCAATATGCCCG GTGAGTCCGTGTATGGAGCGTGCAGTTCTGGACCAACTTGTTGATTTTTTCAAAACAAGGCTGGCTGGTTACCCTACGACTCTCATTGAGGATGAGGCTTTG TTGGCAGATTACAATCTTGATCCCAAAAAGAGAGTTGCTACACAGCTTGTCAGATTGGAGAAGAGAATTTTGGATGCATGTTTACAAGCTACAGTTGACATGATACATGAGCTGCCAGATCATTCTGTATCTCCATGTCCAGCCCCTTATGCTCCAATTTTGAAATGA